In one Halorubrum sp. CBA1229 genomic region, the following are encoded:
- a CDS encoding geranylgeranyl reductase family protein, whose product MTIDEYDVVVAGAGTAGCYAAATIANEGLDVVIVERKDEEEAGHIACGDALKGADAFPEAIPKERLEPAFTNTGVDHGRFEIPQEDTVLEIPVPGELAVIDRWEYGRRIIAGAEDAGVDFHYDTVINDVIQTADGRVTGVRAKRKGDPVTYEGDIVIDGAGSLSLLQDKADFEGTTFDTNVRYSQFCSAYREIVEVPEPVEWDDALVFKATDRAAGYLWYFPRTSTEINAGLGFQMNEEPMQLVEALKRDLRNRPEFEGATVTDKLGAALPTRRPYDSAVAPGYMAVGDAAGHVNPTTGGGIAGAAYAGKYAGEQAVKAVSDGDVSEENLWRYNTRVMDHFGGRYAGLDVYNVLSTAVDVDDLMGLLAALPGEKLAEALYEGSTSMSFGLKLKAAVKSFGYWGTIRNFYQTKTLADELLAHYESYPTSPAAMANWTGERDAIMDRIYETTGADAKY is encoded by the coding sequence ATGACCATCGACGAGTACGACGTCGTCGTGGCCGGCGCCGGGACCGCCGGCTGTTACGCTGCCGCGACGATCGCGAACGAGGGGCTCGACGTCGTCATCGTCGAGCGGAAAGACGAGGAGGAAGCCGGACACATCGCCTGCGGCGACGCGCTGAAGGGCGCCGACGCCTTCCCGGAGGCCATCCCGAAGGAGCGCCTCGAACCGGCGTTCACGAACACCGGCGTCGACCACGGGCGGTTCGAGATCCCGCAGGAGGACACGGTCCTCGAGATCCCCGTCCCGGGCGAGCTCGCCGTCATCGACCGCTGGGAGTACGGGCGCCGGATCATCGCGGGCGCGGAGGACGCCGGGGTCGACTTCCACTACGACACGGTGATCAACGACGTGATCCAGACCGCCGACGGGCGGGTCACGGGGGTCCGCGCGAAGCGCAAGGGCGACCCGGTCACCTACGAGGGCGACATCGTCATCGACGGCGCCGGGTCGCTGTCGCTGCTGCAGGACAAGGCGGACTTCGAGGGGACGACGTTCGACACCAACGTGCGCTACTCGCAGTTCTGCTCGGCGTACCGCGAGATCGTCGAGGTCCCCGAGCCGGTCGAGTGGGACGACGCCCTGGTGTTCAAGGCGACCGACCGCGCCGCCGGCTACCTCTGGTACTTCCCGCGGACGAGCACCGAGATCAACGCCGGGCTCGGCTTCCAGATGAACGAGGAGCCGATGCAGCTCGTCGAGGCGCTGAAACGCGACCTCCGGAACCGCCCCGAGTTCGAGGGCGCGACGGTCACGGACAAGCTCGGCGCCGCGCTCCCCACCCGCCGCCCGTACGACTCGGCGGTCGCGCCGGGGTACATGGCGGTCGGCGACGCCGCGGGCCACGTCAACCCGACCACCGGCGGCGGCATCGCCGGCGCGGCGTACGCGGGCAAGTACGCGGGCGAACAGGCCGTGAAGGCGGTTTCCGACGGCGACGTGAGCGAGGAGAACCTCTGGCGGTACAACACCCGCGTGATGGATCATTTCGGCGGCCGCTACGCCGGGCTCGACGTGTACAACGTGCTCTCGACCGCCGTCGACGTGGACGACCTGATGGGACTGCTCGCCGCGCTCCCGGGCGAGAAGCTCGCGGAGGCGTTATACGAGGGCTCCACGTCGATGTCGTTCGGGCTGAAGCTGAAGGCGGCGGTCAAGAGCTTCGGCTACTGGGGGACGATCCGGAACTTCTACCAGACGAAGACGCTCGCGGACGAGCTGCTGGCGCACTACGAGTCGTACCCGACCAGCCCGGCCGCGATGGCCAACTGGACCGGCGAGCGCGACGCGATCATGGACCGGATCTACGAGACGACGGGCGCCGACGCGAAGTACTGA
- a CDS encoding response regulator, which produces MESTDRLSILHVDDDPQLGDLVKTYLERDASGIDCSVTVEENPERALELIDSADPAYDCVISDYDMPQMDGITFLRAVREASPELPVLLFSGEETSDIAAEIIQAGLTDYLRKGFGTDQYTMLIRRVSHAIDSDGEFDPETDTELHGVGIIGPNEQFEAADETYASLYGYTTAELEGKYWTELHPDHEVEHIRTHVFPVVREGGKWTGRSEGLRADDSTFTESKMVTATEDGRLLIAVSELDDSTLDTRE; this is translated from the coding sequence ATGGAATCGACAGACCGCCTCTCAATCCTCCATGTCGACGACGACCCCCAGTTAGGCGACCTCGTGAAGACGTATCTAGAGCGCGATGCCAGCGGTATCGACTGTTCGGTTACGGTCGAGGAGAACCCCGAGCGGGCGTTGGAGCTCATCGACTCCGCCGACCCCGCGTACGACTGCGTGATCAGCGACTACGACATGCCGCAGATGGACGGGATCACGTTTCTCAGAGCGGTTCGCGAGGCGTCTCCGGAACTTCCCGTGCTGCTCTTTTCGGGCGAGGAGACCTCGGACATCGCCGCCGAGATCATCCAGGCGGGCCTCACTGATTACCTGCGCAAGGGGTTCGGGACCGACCAGTACACGATGCTGATTCGGAGGGTCAGCCACGCCATCGACTCGGACGGCGAGTTCGATCCGGAGACGGACACCGAGCTTCACGGCGTCGGAATAATCGGACCGAACGAGCAGTTCGAAGCGGCGGACGAGACGTACGCGTCGCTCTACGGGTACACCACGGCCGAGCTCGAGGGGAAGTACTGGACCGAGCTACACCCCGATCACGAGGTCGAACACATCCGTACCCACGTGTTCCCGGTCGTTCGGGAGGGCGGCAAGTGGACGGGTCGCAGCGAGGGGCTCCGCGCGGACGACTCGACGTTCACCGAGTCGAAGATGGTCACGGCCACGGAAGACGGCCGGCTGCTGATCGCCGTCTCCGAACTCGACGACTCGACGCTGGACACTCGGGAGTAG
- a CDS encoding winged helix-turn-helix domain-containing protein, with translation MEAALWYVLTGTRGGPNRVRILRAIDDRPRNANQLAEHLNLDYTTVRHHLDVLRDHDVVERTGDGYGTVYYPTEGTRRHWDLVEEIAEGLAL, from the coding sequence ATGGAGGCCGCCCTCTGGTACGTGCTCACCGGCACCCGCGGCGGCCCGAACAGAGTCCGGATCCTCAGGGCGATCGACGATCGCCCGCGGAACGCGAACCAGCTGGCCGAGCACCTCAATCTCGACTACACGACGGTGCGACACCACCTGGATGTGCTCCGCGACCACGACGTGGTCGAGCGCACCGGAGACGGCTACGGCACGGTGTACTACCCGACGGAGGGGACCCGTCGGCACTGGGACCTCGTCGAGGAGATCGCCGAGGGGCTCGCGCTATGA
- a CDS encoding amidohydrolase, protein MSALESDAYREFRRDLHRHPEPAWREFYTTARIVGELRERDLTELYVGRDALATDDRMNVPDDDELAEWERRARDAGADPDVVDELSGGYTGCVAVVERGDGPVIGLRVDIDALPIRESEDAGHAPVAEGFRSEHEGFMHACGHDAHATMGLGTLDAVLDSDFSGTLKVFFQPGEEQVAGGKPMAESGHLDDVDYLYAVHVGLDHPSGEVVCGVEGFLAVRHFLAEFTGEPSHAGARPEQGRNAVQAMAAAVQNLYAIPRHADGPTRVNAGLVGGGTATNIIPEESYIEGELRGATTELAAYMSEHADRILESAAGMHDCEVDVATKGEAPSATSDAALAGIVGDVAGDTAGVTNVVDSDDLGGSEDATYLMQAVQENGGLACYVGVGTDHPGGHHTSTFDVVEDDIAVGIDVLSGAILRVAETSP, encoded by the coding sequence ATGAGCGCGCTCGAATCCGACGCGTACCGCGAGTTCCGCCGCGATCTCCACCGCCACCCCGAGCCGGCGTGGCGCGAGTTCTACACCACCGCCCGGATCGTCGGGGAGCTCCGGGAGCGCGACCTGACCGAGCTGTACGTCGGGCGCGACGCCCTCGCGACCGACGACCGGATGAACGTCCCCGACGACGACGAGCTCGCCGAGTGGGAGCGACGGGCCCGCGACGCGGGCGCGGACCCGGACGTCGTCGACGAGCTCTCGGGCGGCTACACCGGCTGCGTCGCCGTCGTCGAGCGCGGCGACGGCCCCGTGATCGGGCTCCGCGTCGACATCGACGCGCTGCCGATCCGCGAGTCCGAGGACGCCGGCCACGCGCCGGTCGCCGAGGGGTTCCGCTCCGAGCACGAGGGGTTCATGCACGCGTGCGGTCACGACGCCCACGCGACGATGGGGCTCGGGACGCTCGACGCGGTGCTCGACTCCGACTTTTCCGGCACGCTGAAGGTGTTCTTCCAGCCCGGCGAGGAGCAGGTCGCCGGCGGGAAGCCGATGGCCGAGTCCGGACACCTCGACGACGTCGACTACCTCTACGCCGTCCACGTCGGCCTCGATCACCCCTCCGGCGAGGTCGTCTGCGGCGTCGAGGGGTTCCTCGCGGTGCGGCACTTCCTCGCTGAGTTCACCGGTGAGCCGTCCCACGCCGGCGCGCGGCCCGAGCAGGGGCGCAACGCCGTGCAGGCGATGGCGGCGGCGGTCCAGAACCTCTACGCGATCCCCCGCCACGCCGACGGACCGACCCGAGTGAACGCCGGGCTCGTCGGCGGCGGCACCGCGACGAACATCATCCCGGAGGAGTCGTACATCGAGGGGGAGCTCCGGGGGGCGACGACGGAGCTGGCCGCGTACATGTCCGAGCACGCCGACCGCATCCTCGAGTCGGCCGCCGGCATGCACGACTGCGAGGTCGACGTGGCGACGAAGGGGGAGGCCCCGAGCGCGACCAGCGACGCCGCCCTCGCCGGGATCGTCGGCGACGTCGCGGGCGACACCGCGGGCGTCACGAACGTCGTCGACAGCGACGACCTCGGCGGCTCCGAGGACGCCACCTACCTGATGCAGGCGGTCCAGGAGAACGGCGGGCTCGCCTGCTACGTCGGCGTCGGCACCGATCACCCGGGCGGCCACCACACGAGCACCTTCGACGTGGTCGAGGACGACATCGCGGTCGGCATCGACGTGCTGAGCGGGGCGATCCTACGGGTCGCCGAGACGAGCCCGTGA
- a CDS encoding uS10/mL48 family ribosomal protein has translation MTFVTKLSFASGDRDVLAETVQELKSTLERKGAECKGPHAAPAETVRVPLYKQLRAGDEFSPWSYSVYKRSMEIHGADDIAREVVGRDFPDSIHVEVEVDQKKPLGHRRD, from the coding sequence ATGACCTTCGTCACGAAACTCTCCTTCGCCTCCGGCGACCGCGACGTGCTCGCCGAGACGGTCCAGGAGCTCAAGTCGACCCTCGAACGGAAGGGCGCGGAGTGTAAGGGCCCGCACGCCGCGCCCGCCGAGACCGTCCGCGTACCCCTTTATAAACAACTCCGCGCAGGCGACGAGTTCTCCCCGTGGAGCTACTCCGTCTACAAGCGCTCGATGGAGATCCACGGCGCCGACGACATCGCCCGCGAGGTCGTCGGCCGCGACTTCCCCGACTCGATCCACGTTGAGGTCGAGGTCGATCAGAAGAAGCCGCTCGGTCACCGCCGGGACTGA
- a CDS encoding bis(5'-nucleosyl)-tetraphosphatase, with the protein MTVEATSAGAILFRDTRGEREYLLLKSRPGDWEFPKGGVEGDEELQQTAIREVSEEAGIEDFRLIDGFRREYDYVFEANGKTIHKTVHLFIARSFEASAEISNEHRDLQWRDYDQALNTITQNGPREILDDAHDYLDERKDEETGDYV; encoded by the coding sequence ATGACGGTCGAAGCGACCAGCGCTGGAGCCATCCTCTTCCGCGACACCCGCGGCGAACGGGAGTACTTGCTCCTGAAGAGCCGACCGGGGGACTGGGAGTTCCCCAAAGGCGGGGTCGAGGGGGACGAGGAGCTCCAGCAGACGGCGATCAGGGAGGTGTCGGAGGAGGCCGGGATCGAGGATTTCCGGCTCATCGACGGCTTCCGCAGGGAGTACGACTACGTGTTCGAGGCGAACGGCAAGACCATCCACAAGACGGTTCACCTGTTCATCGCGCGCTCGTTCGAGGCGAGCGCCGAGATCTCGAACGAGCACCGCGACCTGCAGTGGCGCGACTACGACCAGGCGCTCAACACGATCACCCAGAACGGGCCCCGCGAGATCCTCGATGACGCCCACGACTACCTCGACGAGCGGAAAGACGAGGAGACCGGCGACTACGTTTGA
- a CDS encoding DUF5787 family protein has protein sequence MTPDAEFGYELLVCRYAELAWHPSDGARPALVARQLGTAERRWDTVVIEVDPAAFAARRAFGDRTIDSDLLHVVRHAPAEWAWYRDALPHPGYPWRYVRQAVHRAAGRDLIEKRRRNNRIQLRRKRPYPDWVERIVAIENKPDLDRSAADRLADQLEHDVEAALADEAWLATETTGERVEPALLREMPVEAGILATDFSDGVRAEAGDVAWHPSDLSPGGAGATDGPGGSGESSDRAGSRTPETETLRLEIAERAYGKGWRSYHETMRPDCRHFELRREGRSLVPHCATKEKVPTARECSGSCPSFSPEPPQWRTKGWPIEGGPGKGVTRLLARRREREREAVDAFE, from the coding sequence GTGACTCCGGACGCCGAGTTCGGCTACGAGCTCCTCGTCTGCCGGTACGCCGAACTGGCGTGGCACCCGAGCGACGGCGCGCGCCCCGCGCTCGTCGCCCGCCAGCTCGGCACCGCGGAGCGCCGCTGGGACACGGTCGTGATCGAGGTCGACCCCGCGGCGTTCGCGGCGCGGCGCGCCTTCGGCGACCGGACCATCGACTCCGACCTCCTCCACGTCGTCCGCCACGCGCCCGCGGAGTGGGCGTGGTACCGCGACGCGCTCCCGCACCCCGGCTACCCCTGGCGGTACGTCCGGCAGGCGGTCCACCGCGCCGCGGGGCGGGACCTGATCGAGAAGCGCCGCCGGAACAACCGCATCCAGCTCCGCCGGAAGCGACCGTACCCCGACTGGGTCGAGCGGATCGTCGCGATCGAGAACAAGCCCGACCTGGACCGCTCCGCGGCCGACCGGCTCGCCGACCAGCTGGAACACGACGTCGAGGCCGCCCTCGCCGACGAGGCGTGGCTCGCGACCGAGACGACGGGCGAGCGCGTCGAGCCCGCCCTCCTGCGCGAGATGCCGGTCGAGGCAGGGATCCTCGCGACTGACTTCTCCGACGGCGTCCGCGCCGAGGCGGGCGACGTGGCGTGGCACCCGAGCGACCTCTCTCCCGGCGGGGCCGGTGCGACGGACGGACCCGGAGGCAGCGGTGAGTCCTCCGATCGCGCCGGCTCTCGCACCCCCGAGACCGAGACCCTGCGGCTGGAGATCGCGGAGCGCGCCTACGGGAAGGGGTGGCGCTCGTATCACGAGACGATGCGCCCGGACTGCCGCCACTTCGAACTCCGCCGTGAGGGGCGGTCGCTCGTCCCGCACTGCGCGACGAAGGAGAAGGTCCCGACCGCGCGCGAGTGTTCCGGCTCCTGTCCGTCGTTCTCGCCCGAGCCGCCCCAGTGGCGGACGAAGGGATGGCCCATCGAGGGCGGTCCCGGGAAAGGGGTCACGCGGCTGTTGGCTCGGCGGCGAGAGCGAGAGCGCGAGGCGGTCGACGCATTCGAGTGA